The following coding sequences lie in one Polyangiaceae bacterium genomic window:
- a CDS encoding helix-turn-helix domain-containing protein → MKRPIEEPTYGRVRDAAEVGVLARRERTRRGLTLAEVYETTGLSTRFLSEFERGKEHASLGRALRLLESLGLDVIVLPRQEARRLLRDRSGDRS, encoded by the coding sequence TTGAAACGTCCTATCGAAGAACCCACGTATGGTCGCGTTCGGGACGCAGCTGAGGTTGGCGTTTTGGCGCGTCGCGAACGCACGCGGCGCGGGCTCACGCTGGCGGAGGTGTACGAGACGACGGGCTTGAGCACCCGATTCCTCTCGGAGTTCGAACGGGGCAAGGAGCACGCTTCGCTAGGTCGCGCGCTGAGACTCCTGGAAAGCTTGGGGCTCGACGTGATCGTCTTGCCGCGGCAGGAGGCCCGGCGCCTGCTGCGCGATCGCAGCGGCGATCGGTCATGA
- a CDS encoding serine/threonine-protein kinase → MAAEAKRPHRRVETAPLGTEAGRAFLQVRIRKFALVMTLLSGFFLVFGNVVALFFRPGATVALLAAHRGNHLHAGALLVSIGMWLMVRGRPRPAIVLNAVDLIGNVGAMSLYGSMAVYATSTPLDRIDLVMLQISGITLTARAVMVPSSVRQTLLVSIATSVPVVGLAWVLSRSSGLPFAGALPFNSALWSFATVVVATLATRVIFGLRSQVVEAKQLGQYLLVDKIGEGGMGEVYRAQHALLRRPTAVKLLPPDKAGAHTISRFEREVQLTAKLTHPNTVAIYDFGRTPEGIFYYAMELLDGVDLDHLVDEFGPQPPARVIHILAQVCGSLAEAHSVGLVHRDVKPANVILCERGLIPDTAKVVDFGLVKDVSGLSGEEDAALSNVNTIIGTPLYLAPEAVLSPDALDGRADLYAVGAVGYFLLCGSPVFSGKTVMEVCAEHLRTPPLPPSTRLGRELPKDLEDTILACLAKKPEDRPQSAEALRERLLACDVPPWTTEDARTWWLDHGPKARSSSVRVTGGSTTALNVDLTARA, encoded by the coding sequence ATGGCTGCCGAGGCGAAGCGCCCCCATCGACGCGTCGAGACGGCGCCGCTGGGCACCGAGGCTGGGCGCGCCTTTCTTCAGGTGCGGATTCGAAAGTTTGCCCTGGTGATGACGCTTCTGTCGGGCTTCTTTCTCGTGTTCGGCAACGTGGTGGCGCTGTTCTTCCGGCCAGGCGCTACTGTAGCGCTGCTCGCTGCGCACCGCGGGAATCATCTTCACGCCGGCGCACTGCTCGTCTCGATCGGCATGTGGCTGATGGTTCGAGGTCGTCCGCGGCCGGCGATCGTGCTCAACGCCGTGGATCTGATCGGCAACGTTGGTGCGATGAGCCTGTATGGCTCGATGGCGGTGTATGCGACGTCGACGCCCCTGGATCGCATCGACTTGGTCATGTTGCAGATCTCGGGCATTACGCTGACGGCGCGGGCCGTGATGGTGCCGAGTTCGGTGCGGCAGACCCTGCTCGTGAGCATCGCCACCAGCGTGCCAGTCGTTGGCCTTGCCTGGGTGCTCTCGCGTTCTTCGGGTCTGCCCTTCGCCGGTGCGCTTCCCTTCAACAGCGCGCTGTGGAGCTTCGCGACCGTGGTCGTGGCCACCCTGGCAACGCGTGTCATCTTCGGTCTGCGCAGCCAAGTGGTAGAGGCAAAGCAACTCGGCCAGTACCTGCTCGTCGACAAGATCGGCGAAGGGGGCATGGGTGAGGTATATCGCGCGCAGCACGCGCTCTTGCGCCGTCCCACGGCGGTCAAGCTCTTGCCCCCGGACAAGGCGGGCGCGCACACCATCAGCCGATTCGAGCGAGAGGTCCAACTCACTGCGAAGCTCACGCACCCGAACACGGTGGCGATCTACGACTTCGGTCGTACGCCCGAGGGCATCTTCTACTACGCGATGGAGCTGCTGGATGGCGTCGACTTGGATCATCTCGTCGACGAGTTCGGGCCGCAACCACCGGCGCGGGTGATCCACATTCTGGCCCAGGTCTGCGGCTCGCTCGCCGAGGCGCACTCCGTCGGTCTGGTGCATCGCGACGTCAAACCGGCGAACGTGATCTTGTGCGAGCGCGGCCTAATCCCGGATACCGCCAAGGTCGTCGACTTCGGCCTGGTCAAGGACGTAAGCGGTCTTTCGGGCGAGGAAGACGCTGCCCTCAGCAACGTGAACACCATCATCGGCACTCCGCTCTACCTGGCGCCCGAGGCGGTCCTCTCCCCGGACGCCTTGGACGGACGTGCGGATCTCTACGCAGTCGGCGCCGTTGGTTACTTTTTGCTCTGCGGTAGTCCCGTGTTCTCAGGCAAGACGGTGATGGAGGTGTGCGCCGAACACTTGCGAACACCGCCGCTGCCACCCTCGACGCGCTTGGGGCGTGAGCTGCCCAAGGACCTGGAAGACACGATCCTCGCGTGCCTGGCGAAAAAGCCCGAGGACCGACCCCAAAGCGCCGAGGCACTCCGCGAGCGCTTGCTTGCGTGTGACGTGCCTCCGTGGACGACCGAAGACGCGCGAACGTGGTGGCTCGACCACGGGCCAAAGGCGCGTTCCAGCAGCGTGCGCGTCACGGGCGGATCCACGACGGCCCTGAACGTCGATCTCACGGCACGCGCGTGA
- a CDS encoding energy transducer TonB: protein MTARPSEGSRMTRWGFAGAVALGAHVALAFGASAMPQHSAAAPIVTELELAPPPEPPRAAEPPKPEPPKPEPDETDEPPRSTEPLARANVNSAPAARAGKLLTVKEDAPTPPGSEPVDFVTDPNGSTYAGGIVARGATGGHGSTGTSPRPASTTKNPTANTGSARKRETAPTPILSRAASLASGTNCAGYYPRSADADAAIVTLVIVVSANGSITRMSVASESPAGQGFGSAARACIGTGRFRPALDEGGRAVQSATRVRVRFTR from the coding sequence ATGACCGCTCGACCCTCCGAGGGAAGTCGCATGACACGCTGGGGCTTCGCTGGTGCCGTCGCACTTGGCGCTCACGTCGCGCTCGCGTTCGGTGCCAGCGCCATGCCGCAACACTCGGCAGCGGCACCCATCGTCACGGAGCTCGAACTCGCGCCTCCACCCGAGCCGCCGCGCGCAGCGGAACCGCCTAAGCCCGAGCCGCCAAAGCCCGAGCCCGACGAAACCGACGAGCCGCCGCGGTCAACCGAACCGCTCGCGCGTGCAAACGTGAACAGCGCTCCGGCAGCGCGCGCGGGAAAGCTACTCACCGTGAAGGAAGACGCTCCCACACCGCCCGGCTCGGAGCCCGTGGACTTCGTGACGGATCCCAACGGTTCCACCTACGCCGGGGGCATCGTTGCGCGTGGCGCAACGGGCGGTCATGGCTCTACCGGGACCTCGCCTCGCCCCGCCAGCACGACGAAGAACCCGACGGCGAACACCGGGAGCGCGCGCAAACGCGAGACAGCACCGACTCCGATCTTGAGTCGCGCGGCGAGCCTCGCCAGTGGCACCAACTGCGCGGGCTACTACCCGCGCAGTGCGGACGCGGACGCGGCCATCGTCACGCTGGTCATCGTCGTGAGCGCCAATGGCAGCATCACGCGCATGTCCGTGGCAAGCGAGTCGCCCGCGGGTCAGGGCTTCGGCTCCGCCGCGCGCGCGTGCATCGGCACCGGACGCTTTCGTCCCGCTCTCGACGAAGGGGGGCGCGCTGTGCAGTCCGCCACTCGCGTTCGTGTGCGGTTCACTCGCTAG
- a CDS encoding biopolymer transporter ExbD yields the protein MAAFQNTEDGEIVASINVTPLVDIVLVLLVVFMVTAKLIAQQGVPMDLPRAASAGATQAVLTVSLDESGQVFTDGKPVASDDELRRIATDANRKNPALRTVLQASGSARHAKVLHVLDELRQCGVTRIAFAAEPVAKATH from the coding sequence ATGGCCGCGTTCCAGAACACTGAAGACGGCGAGATCGTCGCCAGCATCAACGTCACTCCCTTGGTGGACATCGTACTCGTGCTGTTGGTCGTTTTCATGGTGACGGCGAAGCTGATCGCACAACAAGGCGTCCCCATGGACCTGCCCCGTGCCGCGAGCGCAGGGGCGACGCAAGCGGTGCTCACGGTGTCCCTCGACGAAAGTGGGCAGGTCTTCACCGACGGCAAGCCAGTGGCGAGCGACGACGAGCTTCGTCGGATTGCCACGGACGCCAATCGCAAGAACCCTGCGCTGCGCACCGTTCTCCAGGCTTCCGGAAGCGCTCGTCACGCCAAGGTGCTTCACGTGCTCGACGAGCTGCGACAATGCGGAGTGACGCGAATTGCGTTTGCCGCGGAGCCGGTTGCCAAGGCAACCCACTGA
- a CDS encoding MotA/TolQ/ExbB proton channel family protein — MNVVIRAKALMLALGASPILYLMLALSVVSLAVIVERAWFFFRATGNVEKLAADLERELSSGNLDGARRRFERERTAEARIVLAGLRKAEQGADAAIDAMAGEGSLQRMKLERGLAYLGTLGSNAPFIGLLGTVVGIVMAFDQLSGSGGGAAGASANVMASIAEALVATAVGLAVAIPAIVAYNYFQRRIKSILANSDVLGRVLSGWLKSDKTSIVCSEVPPSSRRPTLTLAPALRTAGKEG, encoded by the coding sequence ATGAACGTCGTCATTCGTGCCAAAGCTCTGATGCTTGCCCTGGGCGCCTCGCCCATCCTCTACCTGATGCTCGCCCTCAGCGTGGTGAGCCTGGCGGTCATCGTGGAGCGCGCCTGGTTCTTCTTTCGCGCGACTGGCAACGTAGAGAAGCTCGCTGCGGATCTCGAGCGTGAGCTCAGCAGCGGAAACTTGGACGGCGCGCGTCGACGCTTCGAACGCGAGCGCACCGCGGAAGCTCGCATCGTGCTCGCGGGATTGAGGAAAGCAGAGCAAGGCGCCGATGCAGCCATCGACGCCATGGCGGGCGAGGGGTCACTGCAGCGGATGAAGCTGGAGCGAGGTCTGGCCTACCTCGGCACGCTGGGTAGCAATGCACCCTTCATCGGGCTCCTCGGAACCGTCGTTGGCATCGTCATGGCCTTCGACCAACTGAGCGGTAGCGGTGGCGGTGCCGCCGGCGCTTCTGCCAACGTCATGGCCAGCATTGCGGAGGCTCTCGTCGCGACGGCGGTCGGGCTCGCCGTCGCCATTCCCGCCATCGTCGCGTACAACTACTTCCAGCGTCGTATCAAGTCGATTCTCGCCAATAGCGACGTGCTCGGCCGCGTGCTGTCGGGGTGGCTCAAAAGCGACAAGACGTCCATCGTCTGTAGTGAAGTCCCGCCATCCTCTCGACGGCCCACTCTGACCCTTGCACCGGCCCTCCGCACCGCAGGAAAGGAAGGCTGA
- a CDS encoding TonB family protein — MSIRFRTSALAIAVACFALTTPAVVTAQPETKAAAALVPPELVQNVEPEFPESEKVDGAHARVELRLSIDEGGQVTDVEVTKSASDAFDAAATAAAKRLRFNPARRDGQPIAARIPFRFDFEYRAPKPPPSPTPSPTQAPAPRPRAPKRTAPTADELPVSDVEIVGARPPREVTRRKLEQREIEHMPGTNGDALRSIESMPGVARPPGGLGVLLVRGAGPDDSAVFVDGTAVPMAYHFGGLTSVLPSELLERIDFLPGNFGPEYGRAMGGIVDIGLRSPKRDRLHGLLQVDLIDGRVMAEGPIGEKTRVLVAGRRSWIDAWIGSVLEEGGAVGVSTAPVYYDYQAMLEHDVSKDTTARIAFFGSDDRMRFVLNAPDPRDPQFGGDFGQSLSMQRLQLRTDTRFGEGGRWLNTFAVGRDHQSFEIGTASLDLTYLPISLRSDVRAPLTRGVKLVGGLDLMWIGADVSYAGPAIQEYGESQGPFFAQPTNNLSVETSRFLPAAYTMLELSPAPSFKLMPGVRADYVSEIDQTRLSPRLSARWDVAPDFPRTTIKGGIGLFYQPPEPHESVEPFGNPSLSHERAVHYGLGVEQELSRNVEVSLDGFYRRLDDLVVQRPDSRSPSGSVYGNTGSGLSYGGELLLRYKADDRFFGWLAYTLSRSELRDADGEKTHLSEWDQSHVLTALGSYQLGRGWTLGARWRFVSGNPYTPPAAAVYDADAGAYQPSYAERYSARSPAFHRLDVRVDKTWTFSSWRLSAYLDVQNAYNRKNPEGRAYNFNYARSDVIAGLPILPIVGLRGEL, encoded by the coding sequence ATGTCGATTCGATTTCGTACGAGCGCTCTGGCCATCGCCGTTGCGTGCTTTGCGCTGACGACTCCCGCCGTGGTCACGGCGCAGCCCGAGACCAAAGCAGCGGCGGCCCTGGTGCCGCCAGAGCTGGTGCAGAACGTGGAGCCTGAGTTCCCCGAGTCGGAGAAGGTCGACGGTGCTCACGCTCGAGTCGAGCTGCGCCTCTCCATCGATGAAGGCGGCCAGGTCACCGACGTCGAGGTGACGAAGTCCGCGAGCGACGCTTTCGACGCTGCGGCGACGGCAGCGGCGAAGCGCCTGCGATTCAATCCCGCGCGCCGTGACGGTCAACCCATCGCCGCGCGCATTCCGTTTCGCTTCGACTTCGAGTACCGCGCGCCCAAACCGCCGCCGAGTCCAACGCCGAGTCCAACGCAGGCACCAGCGCCAAGGCCGCGTGCACCGAAGCGGACGGCGCCGACGGCCGATGAACTGCCGGTGAGCGACGTCGAAATCGTCGGCGCGCGCCCTCCACGCGAGGTCACGCGCCGCAAGTTGGAGCAGCGTGAGATCGAACACATGCCCGGCACCAACGGCGACGCGCTCCGATCCATCGAGAGCATGCCCGGAGTCGCTCGTCCGCCAGGCGGTCTCGGCGTGCTGCTCGTGCGCGGCGCCGGGCCCGATGACAGCGCCGTCTTCGTCGACGGCACCGCGGTGCCCATGGCGTATCACTTCGGCGGGCTCACATCGGTGTTGCCCAGCGAGCTTCTGGAGCGCATCGACTTCTTGCCAGGCAACTTCGGCCCTGAGTACGGGCGCGCCATGGGTGGGATCGTCGACATTGGGCTGCGCTCGCCAAAGCGAGATCGCCTGCACGGTCTGCTACAGGTCGACCTGATCGACGGCCGCGTGATGGCCGAAGGCCCCATTGGCGAAAAGACCCGAGTACTGGTCGCAGGCCGGCGCTCTTGGATCGATGCCTGGATCGGCTCGGTACTCGAAGAAGGTGGAGCCGTGGGCGTCTCGACCGCACCGGTCTACTACGACTACCAGGCGATGCTGGAGCACGACGTGTCCAAGGACACGACGGCGCGCATCGCATTCTTCGGCTCCGATGACCGCATGCGCTTCGTACTGAACGCGCCGGACCCGAGAGATCCACAGTTCGGTGGCGACTTCGGGCAGTCCCTCAGCATGCAGCGACTTCAGCTTCGCACCGACACGCGCTTCGGCGAAGGAGGGCGGTGGCTCAACACCTTTGCCGTGGGCCGCGACCATCAGAGCTTCGAGATCGGCACGGCGAGCCTCGATCTGACCTACCTCCCGATTTCTTTGCGCTCCGACGTGCGCGCTCCGCTGACGCGCGGCGTGAAGCTGGTCGGGGGGCTCGACCTGATGTGGATTGGCGCAGACGTCAGCTATGCAGGTCCGGCCATCCAGGAGTACGGCGAAAGCCAGGGGCCGTTCTTCGCGCAACCCACCAACAACCTGAGCGTCGAGACGTCGCGCTTCCTGCCGGCGGCGTACACGATGCTGGAGCTCTCGCCCGCACCGAGCTTCAAGCTCATGCCCGGTGTGCGAGCCGACTACGTAAGCGAGATCGATCAAACGCGATTGAGCCCGAGGCTCTCGGCCCGCTGGGACGTCGCCCCGGACTTCCCTCGCACGACGATCAAGGGCGGCATCGGCTTGTTCTACCAGCCACCCGAGCCCCACGAGAGCGTCGAGCCCTTCGGCAATCCGTCGCTGTCGCACGAGCGAGCGGTGCACTACGGGCTGGGCGTCGAACAGGAGCTGAGCCGCAACGTCGAAGTCTCCCTCGACGGTTTCTACCGACGCCTCGACGACCTCGTCGTGCAACGTCCGGATTCACGCTCGCCGAGCGGTAGCGTCTACGGCAACACGGGCTCCGGTCTTTCCTACGGTGGTGAGCTGCTGCTGCGCTACAAGGCGGACGACCGATTCTTCGGTTGGCTGGCGTACACGCTGTCTCGCAGCGAGCTGCGGGACGCCGACGGCGAGAAAACTCACTTGTCCGAGTGGGATCAGTCGCACGTGCTCACGGCGCTCGGGAGCTACCAACTCGGGCGTGGATGGACGCTAGGCGCGCGCTGGCGCTTCGTGAGCGGAAACCCCTACACACCGCCCGCAGCGGCCGTGTACGACGCCGACGCGGGTGCCTATCAGCCGAGCTACGCCGAGCGCTACTCGGCGCGGTCGCCCGCCTTCCACCGACTCGACGTTCGCGTGGACAAGACTTGGACCTTCTCCAGCTGGCGGCTCAGCGCCTACCTGGACGTCCAGAATGCCTACAACCGCAAGAATCCCGAAGGTCGCGCCTACAACTTCAATTATGCGCGGTCGGACGTGATCGCCGGGCTTCCCATTCTGCCCATCGTGGGTCTGCGAGGTGAGCTGTGA
- a CDS encoding ATP-binding protein, which yields MTQSDPSRLARRGEPSAAEPSPRDVAPSPQAAVLFATIAPVVATLVGVALARLGSLELTLAWGLAGALGLVTALAGGMILSRATEARHREAERAIAEQGQFARMAAESNPDALVLYDDVGAIIYANKAARDLFFEGAAPEGMNFLRLLAQAPDPLKEALLGDSDRLFNVEVEHQRETYHVCREPTQFGGAPHTLLIVKHLTREVSRHEIDTLKKVVRVISHEVNNSLAPIASLVKSGRTIAGRPEHADKLDKVFDTIEDRARHLSSFLEGYAGLARLPLPRPSKVEWKTLLQHLHGLYPGVHLPEAPEAAGWFDASQVEQVLINLLKNAVEAGSAPEKVQLEARVDAHGTTRMEVLDRGKGMSAEALGNAILPFYTTKEGGSGLGLALCREIVAAHGGSFALANRDGGGVVVGLSLPGKRPQDPTLSRSRAKLTLSRV from the coding sequence ATGACCCAGAGCGATCCATCCAGGTTGGCCCGGCGCGGGGAGCCATCGGCAGCCGAGCCGTCACCGAGGGATGTCGCGCCGTCGCCGCAGGCTGCCGTGCTGTTCGCCACCATCGCCCCGGTCGTCGCAACACTCGTGGGCGTCGCGCTAGCTCGCCTCGGGTCACTGGAACTGACGCTTGCCTGGGGCCTCGCTGGCGCGCTGGGATTGGTGACCGCTTTGGCCGGAGGCATGATCCTTTCGCGAGCGACAGAGGCGCGGCATCGCGAGGCGGAGCGAGCGATCGCCGAGCAGGGGCAGTTTGCACGCATGGCGGCGGAGTCGAATCCCGATGCACTCGTGCTCTACGACGACGTGGGAGCCATCATCTACGCGAACAAGGCGGCCCGCGATCTGTTCTTCGAAGGGGCAGCGCCCGAAGGCATGAACTTTCTGCGCCTGCTCGCCCAAGCACCCGACCCGCTCAAAGAAGCGTTGCTGGGCGACTCGGACCGACTGTTCAACGTCGAGGTCGAGCATCAGCGCGAGACGTATCACGTGTGTCGCGAGCCGACTCAGTTCGGCGGAGCGCCACACACGCTCTTGATCGTCAAACACCTCACGCGTGAAGTGTCGCGCCACGAGATCGACACGCTCAAGAAGGTGGTGCGGGTCATCTCTCACGAAGTGAACAACTCCCTGGCTCCGATCGCCTCTCTAGTGAAGTCGGGGCGCACCATCGCGGGACGGCCCGAGCACGCCGATAAGCTCGACAAGGTATTCGACACGATCGAGGACCGCGCCCGCCATCTGTCGAGCTTCCTGGAAGGGTACGCCGGTCTGGCGCGCCTTCCGCTTCCCAGACCCAGCAAGGTCGAGTGGAAGACGTTGCTGCAGCACCTTCACGGACTCTATCCAGGCGTGCACCTGCCGGAAGCGCCGGAGGCGGCGGGCTGGTTCGATGCGAGCCAAGTCGAACAGGTGCTGATCAACCTGTTGAAGAACGCGGTGGAGGCGGGAAGTGCGCCGGAGAAGGTGCAGCTCGAGGCGCGGGTGGATGCTCATGGGACCACTCGCATGGAGGTGCTCGATCGCGGCAAGGGCATGAGCGCCGAAGCCCTGGGCAATGCCATCTTGCCGTTCTACACCACCAAGGAAGGTGGTTCCGGCTTGGGCCTCGCGCTCTGTCGCGAGATCGTCGCCGCTCACGGTGGCAGCTTCGCTCTGGCCAATCGCGACGGCGGAGGCGTGGTCGTCGGCTTGTCGCTGCCTGGGAAGCGACCGCAAGATCCCACCTTGTCACGCTCGCGCGCCAAATTGACCCTTTCGAGGGTATAG
- a CDS encoding sigma-54 dependent transcriptional regulator: MPKVLVVDDQEAVRTALCLLLELSGLEPVAASTPEDALALIREADIGAVIQDMNFSSSTTSGEEGIALFREIHLLDPELPVILMTAWTSLETAVQLVKEGAADYVAKPWDDQKLVVTVQNLLRLSAVRRENARFRGRIERERREMEASHGLAGLVYRSAAMHGVVSLAVKVARADVPVLITGPNGSGKEKLAEIVHQASGRSDQPLVKVNAGAIPDQLLEAELFGAEAGAYTGANKQRVGRFEAAHRGTLFLDEIGNLSRDGQAKLLRVLQTGEFERLGSSTTRKVDVRVVSATNADLPSAIASGDFREDLFFRLNVIELRVPPLSDRPEDVRPLTDHFIALHGKSLGTEAPHLDAEAYAALEQYEWPGNVRELENRIQRALLVCKEAHVTCADLDLPSDVHSSPTPSATRSTADPLTLAERQVVEAALLRANGVVSRAAAELGLSRQALYRRMGRLGIEIERRPKG; the protein is encoded by the coding sequence ATGCCCAAGGTTCTCGTCGTCGACGACCAAGAAGCCGTTCGAACGGCGCTGTGTCTGCTGCTGGAGCTGTCCGGGCTCGAGCCGGTGGCCGCCTCGACTCCCGAAGACGCTCTCGCCTTGATTCGCGAGGCCGATATTGGCGCTGTGATTCAGGACATGAACTTCAGTTCCAGCACCACCAGCGGTGAAGAGGGCATTGCGCTGTTTCGTGAGATTCACCTGCTCGACCCTGAGCTTCCCGTGATCCTGATGACCGCATGGACGTCGCTGGAGACCGCGGTTCAGCTGGTGAAGGAGGGCGCAGCCGACTACGTGGCCAAGCCCTGGGACGATCAGAAGCTGGTCGTCACCGTGCAGAACCTGCTTCGCCTCTCCGCGGTTCGGCGTGAGAACGCGCGCTTTCGTGGACGCATCGAGCGTGAGCGCCGCGAGATGGAGGCGAGCCACGGACTGGCGGGGCTGGTGTATCGCAGCGCGGCGATGCACGGCGTTGTATCACTGGCCGTCAAGGTCGCCCGAGCCGATGTGCCAGTATTGATCACCGGCCCCAACGGTTCCGGCAAAGAGAAGCTTGCCGAGATCGTGCACCAAGCTTCTGGCCGTAGCGACCAGCCACTGGTGAAGGTGAACGCCGGTGCGATCCCCGATCAACTCCTGGAAGCAGAGCTGTTCGGTGCCGAGGCCGGTGCCTACACGGGTGCGAACAAACAGCGCGTCGGGCGTTTCGAAGCGGCCCACAGGGGCACGCTCTTCCTGGACGAGATCGGGAATCTGTCGCGCGATGGCCAAGCCAAGCTGCTTCGAGTCCTGCAAACGGGCGAGTTCGAACGACTGGGCAGCAGCACCACACGAAAGGTCGACGTGCGTGTCGTCAGCGCGACCAACGCCGATCTGCCGTCTGCGATCGCCTCTGGGGATTTTCGTGAGGACTTGTTCTTCCGCTTGAACGTGATCGAGCTGCGCGTACCGCCGCTGAGCGATCGTCCCGAGGACGTTCGACCGCTGACCGATCACTTCATCGCACTGCATGGCAAGTCGCTGGGCACCGAAGCTCCCCACCTCGACGCCGAGGCCTACGCTGCCCTCGAGCAATACGAATGGCCCGGCAACGTCCGTGAGCTCGAGAATCGCATCCAGCGTGCGTTGCTGGTGTGCAAGGAAGCCCACGTCACCTGCGCGGATCTCGACTTGCCGAGCGACGTCCACTCGTCCCCCACGCCCTCCGCGACAAGGTCGACGGCAGATCCACTCACCTTAGCGGAGCGGCAGGTCGTCGAAGCGGCGCTACTGCGCGCGAACGGCGTCGTCTCCAGAGCTGCGGCCGAGCTCGGACTCAGCCGCCAAGCGCTCTATCGCCGCATGGGGCGCCTGGGCATCGAGATTGAACGCCGCCCCAAGGGTTGA
- a CDS encoding MBL fold metallo-hydrolase has protein sequence MKTVKLFDHGHTWLAFGRDPDKVGDIIDTNQYMVKSGSRVLLLDPGGIEIFAPMLSAVLHYAKIEEITDLFASHQDPDVISSLGLWDQTLPQATLHAPWVWEGFIRHFGMSHIRYHALPDEGGTLDLSGVTLTFVPAHYLHSSGNFHVYDPIAKVLMTGDIGASLEPAGTPMFVEDFESHTKKMREFHRRWMPSNRAKNDWVARVRALDIDMLCPQHGRIFRGDDVARFLDWFEELEVASALEA, from the coding sequence ATGAAGACAGTCAAGCTGTTCGATCACGGACACACCTGGCTCGCCTTCGGACGCGACCCCGACAAGGTCGGGGACATCATCGACACCAACCAGTACATGGTGAAGTCCGGCAGCCGGGTGCTGCTCCTGGACCCTGGTGGCATCGAGATCTTCGCACCAATGCTGAGCGCAGTGCTCCACTACGCCAAGATCGAGGAGATCACGGATCTGTTCGCCTCACACCAGGACCCAGACGTGATCTCGTCCTTGGGCCTCTGGGATCAGACTCTGCCCCAAGCGACGCTGCACGCGCCCTGGGTGTGGGAGGGGTTCATTCGACATTTCGGGATGAGTCACATCCGCTACCACGCGCTGCCGGACGAAGGGGGCACTCTGGACCTGTCCGGGGTGACTCTCACCTTCGTGCCAGCGCACTACCTGCACTCGTCTGGCAACTTCCACGTCTACGATCCCATCGCCAAGGTATTGATGACGGGCGATATCGGCGCTTCCCTCGAGCCTGCCGGCACTCCCATGTTCGTGGAAGACTTCGAGAGTCACACCAAGAAGATGCGGGAGTTTCATCGCCGCTGGATGCCTTCGAACCGCGCCAAGAACGACTGGGTTGCGCGAGTCCGCGCGCTCGACATCGACATGTTGTGTCCGCAGCACGGGCGGATCTTCCGCGGTGACGACGTCGCTCGCTTTCTGGACTGGTTCGAAGAGCTGGAAGTCGCTTCCGCGCTCGAGGCGTGA